The nucleotide sequence GATCCAGAGGACTATGACTTTATGGGTGGTTTTGGATTCACATTCAGAGATCCCGAGGAAGTGTTCCGAGAATTCTTTGGCAATTCACCATTTGCTGATATTTTTGGTGGTAAGAATTttgacacaatttttttttttatattgacatagttaaaatttgcaatttactCAAAGATAACAGatatacaatttaaatttaagaggTTTTTCTTTGCACTGTTATCTTAATTAAGTGGTTTTTTACATGAGTCAACTTTGCACTGATATAACAAAGATTTCAGGGTATTTTACTGTGATTCATCTAAGTTGGAAAATTACTAATTTGCTGAAATACAGAAGTTGAAGTAGCTAAATTAAGCTCGTAGATTGAGACTTGAATTGctttgtaaaatttcaaagagaTTCTTTATATACTCAACTACTGCGGTCAgtattaaattctaaaatacatTAAAACCGGCAgcggatattaaaaaaatagctacacagaaaaaatatttcgtaaatgcttgtgaatttttattgacattcaTACTGGAACTGATCCAATTGTGCTAAGAATTTCAagagacctttcaaataaaaccaaatttgaccaaatccgTTGAGAAATAGAATCTTCATGATGACCTTTTGACCTTGAGTAATTCAAGATGGTAATTTTCTGATCAAAGATCTTTGTAGACAAAATGTTCAACAatactacctctaaaacatatccaaaaattaacgaAATGGTCTCTGGTAATTTGACGTATTTGATGGGGAGGGGAAAAAGAAAGAAGTAAATTTCGATATAGTGTCATTTTGaaaggggtcatcgaagaccagacgtcaatatctcttaccgtttaaattaagcatgggttaaccctttaacgacgagacactttttacggactaaaaatcaacgataaaaattaaaccgagaaacataatcaatgataagttttacatataaccttggaaagtccaacagaacctgattcggtgtattttgtgcttctatgaacgatagggacaaaaatagcccaaaaatttaagtaatttttctgacaataccaatgaataatatttttcgctaaatttgagaattttaaatttcagaatttaaaaattcgccacttttgagcttaaatatttactacatagcaaatagctagagacttgcaaaatatattctagagtctttcaaccttctactttacaattatgtacagacataagaaaaaaataactttacgttgtcaggaaaaattattttctttatagacaccggtgttccaatcgtccttaaagggttaaaatcctgaaacaatgcaaaaaaaatagtattttggaACGAAAGCTTTTTAAAACAATTCTCTAACAAGTTTACCATTCTTTTCAAAAACACTTACATTATGCTGcacggtaggggagactggggcaaaaagtcacaaatcgaaaaattcaaaattcaatatcttccaaggtaaaaaagatagcggctcaaatttttttctgtagatagcctccatagaccttcttcgatgtcgtaagtttcttagaattcgaacaaggaatttagaaaatcaaaaatatcgaaatttttagcactatttttgaaatattttccttgcagaagataacaattattacctacttattttccaaaattgatgcactggtgaatattttctaaataatttggattttttgaatacgaattcgctatctattttagaatttcacaaaagttcttttctccagaaatcctttaattaaaaatggccacttggggcaaaaagtaacaaaaaagcgaagcaatttctgatgtctcacggctgtgttttatttttctaaaatagcttgaaagcgcttttctcgttttctcacttttctcgcagagaaaacggtgttttacaaaggtgtagatgaataaattttctatgaaaatatgtcctctcggtattttttcaaatttaaggaagcccgtaatgaagcgaatcaaaatatgataatacccaatgtctggtactatttgccccagcatttttgagaatagtcacaaaattagcttttataaattggctcgataaacgtatttccttacaaaatagaggaatattactttcacaaagttgtagagcggtaaatttcctataaaactgcgctaattaggaatttttggagcgatcgagtagcttgtaaaaaaataaaatatccgttttgtgactttttgccccagtctcccttatccATTTTGGTACAGTTTAGGAGTCTGCATCTGGAGTCTACAAGTGGAAGTTATATTAATATTAACGTCTTATtgcttttattaaataattttattctataCTTTAGTAGAGATAGACGAATTATGTTAGATTAATTAGCaagtattaattaattaaatttaaggaaaattagtaataaaaaatatcaattagaaagtttagaaaattataatattttatattaaaaaatatgctaattatttattcagattTATTGTGTTCCATAAAATCTGAATTTCTAATTTCTTGAAGGCAAAACATTTGTGGTctgtaaaatattccattttgctcagtaaaagattttattttactcaATACAAAATGTAAAATCGATTAGGTATGATTTTAAACCATCCTGAAGATGTCAAGATGGTTCACAATTACATTCATAACATTTCACTATTCTCTTGAACTGAAAGTGCATTATTTagattgggaaaatttcatgaaatctaaattcacattaAACTTTTTGCGAATTTCTATCCCATTTTTTGtactcttttttcttcttttgaatatcacaataaatttaatttagttcgtttcaaatttgatcgccaaaagGCATAATGTTAAAGCGTGCGTGGCATAATTATATGTATATTATATGAGAAAGAAACTAAaacgaattttgatttgataaaatttccCTATTTTAAAGGTTATGCGGGAACTTTGACTATTCATTTTTAGCAATCGAACAGACGTTTATTAATCCAAAATTTACATTACAATGattctggcacaccttttcaatttagtgaaatctaATAGAATAAAATTGTACTTCTTTCtggcactttactgttctcaagttcttctgAATTATCGAGTTTCCTTTGTGATGATTCCTGTCAAGACTGTTTGACGGTTTTAGAAGACAGCGAGGATTGTGAAAAACGGggaaaaaacaaacgatcagtaaaaaaacaaaattggcagtaaaaatttaaaaataggcagtaaaataaatgattatggtcagtaataaacttaaatctttacaaaaatgggtctaggggaaggttttgatccttcgtactaaaaaaggaatccaagatttaagattttttactgaatgccacacaaaccgaatcaattatatcactgtgtcaaaaaaatctctcacttattgggttcataattctgcctcacaaaattcctgaaaGGCCTTGGATTTTCCtatacaggaaaatgaaaatgtagtagcattttttacgaatgtatCCGGTACCGGAATGCTTCGTACCATTTATTCCAAcccctgtaggcctcattttccccggaaacgttacaccggaaacaaaactttgggcatcactacttagatggtactttcatctacttcttttcactgtTTGTAGGAGATAATCACGcattaaaagatcaattttaagctatttttctaacacatgttttttaacactcgaaaaaccattttttcctgcattctgacagtcaattGAGAGCTCGGTttggtatgattctctcataatcacacctattgtaatcctcggattttctctactACCTCAAatgggtcttacagaacatatttcggacacaactaatttcaaaaatgaccagccatcgatttaaaatgaaatgtggaaagtttcactttaaaacaaggaaaattttatgaaaaatactcgaaatacatcgaagtggcaacaaaagaatcacgtctaccataagcagtctagtttcatcactgcacaaatcagaaagtagtaatcacacctattgtaatccttgttttttctctaacgtcttgaatctgtcttacagaacattttttgaacatcagtgattcttagaattaccagtgattaatttaaagttaaatgaggaaaactccgtttgaaaacaaagcaaattgtatgaaaaatgcttaaaacgcaccgtatggacaatgaaagaatcacacctaccataagcagatttaggcttaatgttcgatttgacagaagctaaacaaaaacatctgatgaagtctcactttgctgtgaaagtgcgtgtttttcttcgagattttcttgaacaatgttgtaatcgttgtaatatcacaattttcttgtcaacttgttcagtggaatctctggatgggtcaAAATATCCAGGGCGTCGTGCACAGTGTGTCCCAGAACAGTCTGGAATTCACAGAGTTGGTAGTCAATGATTCTGACTGATATTTTTACAAACCTGCAACTGAAGGCAATCTTTGTGAACTTTTCTCGGCCCACAATTCCACCCCCTTCTagcgaaagattttcacggtaaatattaaccctgataaaccttctataacttggaatgttgtttttcttcgaaaagactcttgaagcgtgaagaaatgcataaaataatacacatcggaattacgattttaggcccattttttatttttgcttctagaacccaggaaaaaaggcctaggctcccaaggttgtccggaaatgtgagatgtgggattagctataagaatatatgaccatggatgacattcatttagtaacttggaaaaaaatcaacatttacgaacctgcgacgttacgaaggtgcaaaaccttcccctaattgTAAAAAAcgcgcatcgagaaaatttgcatacccgcaggagaTTTCtgaatggttagaatatttaaaaaagtttactttaatgaaagaaattaatgttttattctgaaaaagaagcaaagtattttcaaatttccagcgtcacaaaatagtatacattcaggcgtatttcaaaaatgatttcataaattgactcccaatggtaggcaaacttgcataattgtatgtgcataattccgacaGATGCATAATTTCGAAATGCATAaagccgggactgagtgtagtagTTTTTCCAATGAATAAGTTTATTTAGCACTTTACTTTTATCAAATGCTtctttattatcattttttttttgtattggttcctgtctggATTATTTCCCCCAGTTCTCGTCGTATTTTAATCCAAAACGattaaacagtcgtgacaagaaccatcacaaagaaaagtcgattatgaaGATTGTagtagcacttgagaacagtacagTACTAAAAAAAAGAGGGAATCTTGAACCTTttattttagcactttactgttttcaaaTGCTCATATTATATACatcagaggtgagcaagaaccgtttcaaACCGAACAAATatcaatgaaaattgtacgtcaattgtcaaaacgctacctggacaaacttaattattttgactggctatatggacccgagtgaatCCGATTTAcatagaatttaaattcagatttacataaaatagaagatgaagaattattttgacgtttattcggtttcaaacggtttttgctgACACCTGTcatacattatcgacttttctttgttttagtTCCTATTTCCACTGTTTTCTCAAgttctcgccgtgttctaagaCCACAAAATAGTCGTGTCAAGAACCAAAacgaaaagtcgattttgtagaagtacttgagaacagtaaagtgctaaaatatgttcattttttcTGAACACTGAAAAGGGAAATTTCTTGAatcttttttttagcacttgatTGATCTCATGTGCTCCTGCCTGCATTAGCGACTTTTCATTGTGAATGGTTCATGTCTCTGCTGTTTAACAGGAGCTAAAAccgaaaagtcgattatgcagaggcacttaagaacagtaaagtgctaaaaaaagcatgctaatttttttttgccaaaaggcttatatttctaaatattttttttccaggaATGCCGTACGCTGCCACAAATGGACGTCGATCGCACAGACACTCTCACCCACAGAACACAATTTCATCCCAGTTTATGAGTCCTTTCATGGGAATTTCTCTCATGGATGACTTCTTTAGTATGGACAATGGGGGAATGAATGGCGCCTTTACGTCCTTCTCCTCCTTCAATACTGCCAACGGGGGTGGTGGCGGTGGAGCCGTTAAACGCACGTCCACCTCCACCACTTTTGTCAACGGAAAGAAACTTATGACGAAAAGGTGAgagatttaattttatattattttttttttaattttctgattttgtttgcatatttttttttaattttctttgtgaaatagGATATACGAGAATGGCAAGGAAACTGTAATGTCGTATGAGAACGACGTCCTGAAATCAAAGACTGTCAACGGTGTGGCCCAAGCGCTTTCCTAcaattaattgagaaaaaaaatgaagaagagaaatgtgagagaaaaaaaagaattaagtaaataaaaatcatgCAGGAGATACTTGAGGAACAATGTAGAAATTCTTATATATCTTCAACCAATTGGGAAAATTTGCTGAAGTATAATAATCATTATTAGAAGTCTTCACGctctaaataaaaacaaaaaattttgatcattttttttcaccaatttgtgaagaaagaaaaatttataatatataaataaatatttgtgacGACCAGAGTGGACAGAGAAAAGAATTGTCTTTGTCGACACTCTGAAAGTAtcggaaaaaaaatgaaaagtagaataataattttttgattcAACTATAAATTATGcgctatattaaaaaaatgtattgaaaaaattattaaattatctttAAATTTCTAAATGGTCTCAAAACCACcttttatcataaaaaaaaataatattgctgtaaaatgaatgaaattataCTATGTAACAACTGAAGGTAATGTGAATGAGCGTtgaaaatagatgaaaaaagaaaaaaactagaATGTAATCACTGTAATTGAGGAGTTTGATGTTaaagaacaaattgattttctctGCTCACGTATGAAGCAaaggatatatttttttctttaattttttaatttttctctttaggGAAGAAATAGAATTCTTGCATGGGGAAAATCAAACCCAATTAAATCCTCTTTTTACCatgtaatttattattatttttttgtaattgtgCACACGCTGTTTTGTGGTCAATTGAGGAATTGCAATTGCCTCAATTTTTACCTCttaaaaaaagtgagaaaagtatGAATTTTTGCGCATGATGAATGATTTTTGCCATAGAGAGCGAGCTAACAAAGAATATATAAAGCAAAATATACCAATTAATCATTCATAttcgaaagatttttttttcttagctaATTTgtgtttgtttctttttttacgTTCACAATTTTCTGTgggcatttattttatttttgtgtttGGGATTTATAGAGAagatgagtaaaaaaaaaaccgatgatacttataattaaaagaattaaacaGAAATAATTGAGAGTGAAATGATGTTTTTATTCAAAGATGAATTGGCTGTACTTTGCCCGGGAGCGCGTCATTGGGCCCCCAgatgaaaagttaaaattgaaatttgtgtCAATGGGTACTGGATTGGCAGTGATTTGGGCAAACTGCAGTGGTTTCACTTGGGCTGGTGCTCGGAATTTTGCACGTCTCTCGAGGGGCTTGACCGGTGGGAAGTTCCCTGGACGCACTGACCGGATGAACGGGGGCTTCTTCTCCTTCTTCGCCCTGACTTTTGCCTCCTCCCGTTTTTTCTTCCACCGGGCAAATTTCACAGCAAATGGTGTCTTATTCTTCTTCGATGTGCGTTTGGGGGTTCTCTTCTGGGGTGCTTCTGGTGTCTCCAAAATCTCATTCTCATCAATTTCACGATATTGACAAAATAGCGTCTGTCTCTTCTGTGCTCtggtatttttgaatatttctcgCTTCTCCCGTGGACTCCTCTCTCTCCATGCTCTTGATTTATACAGTTCTCGATGTCCTCTATCCATAGTCATTGGATTCTACCTAAAAAATCCAGGTAAATTGagaaaaaaccataaaaaacaCTTTGTTTACAAATAACTCACCTCCAgtaggaattttgaaaatttgacggctgtactaaaattaattcCAATGCTCACCACTCGCTGCGCTACTCCCGTCTTCCACTTTTGTGAGAGAAGATTTTGCGCGAGTTGCTCTCCGTGACATTCtctcctatttttcccacctgcccgctctccgtatccacgaatatcggagagaatcaggtgagattttcgtgtggaactttttgtggaaatcgTTTTTTGACATTCCGCGCGCAGTTTTTGTTCGCAAAAAAATgaatactgaagtaattataaattcaatgaatgaataaaaaattaaataaaattgttacaagcttttatttattcatcgcgactcctcttaactctttcacgtcattagggtcatatagggtaagagctcataattttgaccagtttttaaatttggacactttgaggataaaattggacactataaataaattgattaaagttatgtatttttattccaatattttatgaataatgaattctatcttaatatattttttatttttttggaagattttaacactaaatacgtaaaattttgaatatgatttgagttaaaattgctttgttgaaaattcagtgtgataTACTACCTTGCCGCCATAGGACCCTATATGACCCGGTGTTtatccgagttttcacgcaatggaaaatttttttttcctctcagaactattatatttgatcataaagcattaggaaaaacttaattttacatgaattcacttgctgaataaaagtgcgACACTTAAATAACTGCAACGGCATTTCatgccaaatttttctttttaatattttactattttactgATTTTACTACAGTAGCAAACTTAAAAGAAAAACCTTTTGCACCAATTCAGttataaatacgtatttatatgtataaagattttttcattttcctgtggttttgtataaattttctgaaaattgtcaaataatgctaaagtgaattttcaaacatttttgtaacaaaaaaccATTTTCCAGTGATATTTCCTTTTTTAAGGAATTTATTTGACAAGGATTATTGGAttcatatcaatatattttcctgcaaaatttaaaaattctcatttataatttgcgcttaaaaaaataataagtaaaattccaacaggaattctgaaaagaaaaaaatgtgtaaagttaattttcaccttatttttctctGGAATATTATTCTGCAacaattcttattatttattttttcaatatttttacattttcttgtatttcttgtgatttttcgaaCCATTCAAGCAAAAACgcatattttaaatgttaagagGTTACGAGTTTTCGCCAAGAAAAGTTTTCTTAGTCGCTAATTTGGTATTGTTTTCGGATTTGACGAatatttttgtaacattttagCAATACGTTAGAACCTCGacaaatattcatgatattttcGCAATGTTTGATAATCAATTTGCACTTCCGCTATTTTAATGGCAGTTTGaggatttttttgatttttcgattatttaTAGAATTagatatagaattttatttcCTTTCAGAATCCGGTTTTATCTCTATATAAGAATACATATAAGAACAATagtcaatttgagaaaaatagttgaatattttaaatttataagacactgatatacagtagagtcttctaaattcgaacgctcggggggtatttttgacatttctcacctcccaaattcgaacgatttttttcaaaactaacgaaatttgtgtgagattaaattgtactttgaatcaaattctcgtactttctcgcaagtttttgtggtaacatacttccttttcattttacacgactataatgtatgtaaacattcaggaagaagcacataaatatgattttcattcacctagaatacggaccttctaacataacctcacaattgacattttgaatccaaacggcgttcgaatttgagagattcagatttgagagactctactgtacacatacaatcactcaagagtaaaattcaaaattgatgttttccgcggaaaattctacacattatctgttttattttctattttacatgaagtatttgaaggaattttctcaaatgAAGACTGTATTAACCTAAAAAAGCGTTTCAAGCATTGTAAATAGTTTTTCAATAGAgaagttacaatttttcttagattgtatgtcgaatagaaaaggataatatagatgcgaatattaagaatctcactcaatatattttttctaattaaaggAAGAACACGTAATTACacgatttttaataatatttattcaattattatccatttattaattttatagtaACTGCTATTATTTTGctgcttaaaatatttgttttgttggtTCTTGAGATCCATCAATTTCAACTTACTAAAAAAGAGCCTTTTCCCGATAAACTCCCTATAAATTATGCGATCTTTTTTCCCCGGCTTTAGTTAAAACAATTCACGGCCAAGTAAACTGTaagaaaatcaattcaatttcgtatttattaaataaatttcaatgaagttttttctttaaaaaaaaaactgtgcaggaatttcgaacttttttcttatttgattttgataccaatcattttccaaattgtttattattttaatattgttttgttTCAGCTCTTGTAAATAAGAAAACGATTGTgggaatttaatgatttgatcTTTGATTAACCTATTTAATTTCATATATGAATATAAATACTAATGAACAATTTGAAATATGATTGGTATGAAAatcaaataagaaaaaagttcgaaattcctgcacaattatttttaagaaaaacttcattgaaatttattatgaatatacggaaattgtatttattaagtgaaataatcatttaaaaaaccatttgaaacttaaaaaaatgcgATACAGTCGAggtcctcaaatttgaactcttcaaatttgaacgacggttgagttcaaaatgtaaaatttgaggttatgtgaagaaagttttgcgtggagtgccatttttctctaatgtttcctcaatattatcgtattatattaacttccgcaacaaattccatctatttcacaataaattacattgatatattctctaaagttgtttatcttaatttacggaaagtgaatttcacatgaattccgtaaTGTTTTTGAcgttattttcaaatttgaggaactctagtatttcaattttttttcttattttctatgtaaattaatcaaactctcaccgggaataccACTCGATAATTCCCCCCGattttctatgagaaaatttccaattgaaaatttcgtggataccaaacaggcgagttccacacggagagttgacttttcccacaaaatcaaactctcacggAGAATACGGCCCTGGTGGtagtactaaaaataaaaatggcaaaCACGGGAGTTTTGCCTTTTGTTCGCGGTGTTGATTTCACAAAAAATGACTTTAGTGTAAGTATTTTGTGGATAATTTCCCTACTATTTTGTGCTTAAACCTCCAAAGAATGGgttgaaaaacaaatttgtttgaTATCGTGGGAAAAACTTGAGAAATCGACCTGAATTTTAGCGGCTGTCATGGGGTTACTTTGACagatgtttgtttttttttttactttagagatttttgaaatttttgcaggATGGGAAGTTTCCTGCCGCTCTGCGGCTCATGACAGGGGTTCAATGGCTCAAGTTGGACAAGACGAGCCTGTCGGAAATAGCTGAGGAGATGGGAAAACTGGCAAAATTGGTAAGAGAAGACAGAATTTTCGCGAAATCAGGAAGTTTTTAGCAAGATCCTTTTCTGTTTGCAGGAGCACCTCTCCCTGAAGAACAATGATCTCGAAAAGCTCTTTGGTGAGCTGACTGAGCTGAATTCACTGCGTTCGTTGAACCTAAGGCACAACAAAGTGAAGAATTCAGGGATTCCAGTTGAATTGTTTCAATTGGAGGAATTGACAACGCTGGATTTGTCCCACAACAGACTCAAGGAGATACCCGATGGCTTAGAAAAGGCAAAGAATTTGCTAGTTCTCAATTTGAGCCACAATCAgtgagtatatttttttttgggagatttttcaGGGGATGATGTCATTGGTTAATGATGGTGTTTCCTATCAGAATTGATAGCATTCCCACGGCATTATTTATCCATTTGACGGATTTGCTCTTTCTGGATGTCTCACACAATAACTTGGAGACCCTTCCGCCCCAGACCAGGCGACTGGCAAACCTCCAGACACTTATTCTCAGTGACAATCCCTTGGAAGTGTTTCAGCTGCGTCAACTGCCCTCACTGCAGAATCTCGAGGTGCTGCATATGAGAAATACCCAGAGAAACCTTCAGAACTTCCCAACGTCCCTCGATAGCTTGGCCAATCTGGCTGAATTGGATTTAGCGCAGAATAATCTGGCTCGTGTGCCAGATTGCCTCT is from Phlebotomus papatasi isolate M1 chromosome 1, Ppap_2.1, whole genome shotgun sequence and encodes:
- the LOC129799653 gene encoding dnaJ homolog subfamily B member 6 isoform X2, producing the protein MVDYYKTLDVNRGATDAEIKKAYRKLALKWHPDKNPNNLEEANKRFKEISEAYEVLSDERKRRIYDQYGKEGLMGHNERHHRSRRHDPEDYDFMGGFGFTFRDPEEVFREFFGNSPFADIFGGMPYAATNGRRSHRHSHPQNTISSQFMSPFMGISLMDDFFSMDNGGMNGAFTSFSSFNTANGGGGGGAVKRTSTSTTFVNGKKLMTKRIYENGKETVMSYENDVLKSKTVNGVAQALSYN
- the LOC129799653 gene encoding dnaJ homolog subfamily B member 6-B isoform X1, with translation MVDYYKTLDVNRGATDAEIKKAYRKLALKWHPDKNPNNLEEANKRFKEISEAYEVLSDEHKRKIYDSRTTYKKYHHNYEPTSHHRSAGNRSQNRVFTFRGLFETTPFYRFFERKRRIYDQYGKEGLMGHNERHHRSRRHDPEDYDFMGGFGFTFRDPEEVFREFFGNSPFADIFGGMPYAATNGRRSHRHSHPQNTISSQFMSPFMGISLMDDFFSMDNGGMNGAFTSFSSFNTANGGGGGGAVKRTSTSTTFVNGKKLMTKRIYENGKETVMSYENDVLKSKTVNGVAQALSYN